The following proteins are co-located in the Camelina sativa cultivar DH55 chromosome 12, Cs, whole genome shotgun sequence genome:
- the LOC104731351 gene encoding derlin-2.1-like: MIPYLSVSFSKIIFLSNSLTFMMVYVWSKQNPYIHMSFLGLFTFTAAYLPWVLLGFSILVGASAWGDFLGMIAGHAYYFLAFVYPRMTARHPLKTPSFLKALFADEPVVIARPEDVPFDEIHQD, encoded by the exons ATGATACCTTATTTGTCCGTCTCCTTCTCCAAAATCATCTTCCTCAGCAATTCGTTGACTTTCATGATG GTCTATGTATGGAGTAAACAAAATCCTTACATCCACATGAGTTTCCTTGGTCTTTTCACTTTCACAGCAGCTTATTTACCATGG GTGCTTCTTGGATTCTCTATCCTTGTTGGTGCAAGTGCATGGGGGGATTTTCTG GGAATGATAGCGGGTCATGCATACTACTTCTTGGCGTTTGTGTATCCACGAATGACGGCTCGGCATCCCTTGAAAACTCCATCTTTCCTCAAAGCCCTGTTCGCTGATGAACCTGTTGTGATTGCACGGCCAGAAGATGTGCCTTTTGATGAAATCCACCAAGACtga
- the LOC104731350 gene encoding F-box/LRR-repeat protein At1g48400 yields the protein MPVFNNLRNLSIESNENNGWQVMPLLLKSCPNLHALSIKGLVHRVTNNCGDACACIPEKKRRKILKKDISCLWTCQVKLLEISDYGGSSQELRQMIHFLGKLACLETVKVGVIAADDDNSNNNNNELVRANVVALPRLSSKCNIQFI from the exons ATGCCCGTCTTCAACAACCTCCGTAATTTATCTATTGAGAGTAACGAGAATAATGGTTGGCAAGTAATGCCACTTCTGCTCAAGAGTTGTCCAAATCTACACGCTTTATCCATCAAG GGTCTTGTCCACAGAGTAACAAACAACTGCGGTGATGCATGCGCTTGCATCcctgagaagaagaggaggaagatttTGAAGAAGGACATATCTTGTTTATGGACATGTCAAGTGAAGTTGCTAGAAATCTCAGATTATGGAGGTTCTTCTCAAGAGCTGAGACAGATGATTCATTTCTTGGGCAAGTTGGCATGTCTTGAAACTGTCAAAGTTGGCGTTATAGCAGCAGACGAcgacaacagcaacaacaacaacaatgagtTGGTGCGAGCTAATGTAGTGGCTCTACCCAGACTTTCATCAAAGTGCAACATCCAATTCATctga
- the LOC104731355 gene encoding abnormal spindle-like microcephaly-associated protein homolog, which yields MSENEPPCASPVRSRNPPPSSSLLNDISNFKTPRRSSVVNSGFSKSPYPHFFTASKQTPKSSSSNLRRPSMVPSRSKVAASSRRLRAFELQQSQSSRKAELTKEKSLRSLAKSLTVWLNFLFENPETCGCAPFEDGSGVGSLGSLCKGKRDSGEALGNGKGVGVDTMWRSPKRLRNLGWCGEKSSEIGSSLTGSKYSTLRESLRDVCSFDDLKQRMQFHLSLGSCKEIFDVMTRVTKNIDEGRIKMKPQCPLVTDFGLKEKAIKALMCYNQVWLRLGLYIIFGGDSFMSDCEVKTDQEMAFLKMVINKQFFSHDGLARAYAYNKMVEGLYRPGYYEALGTVILKRILLLVLVIDRAKSQSCLSLKYGIDGIDGGSPLMFSGKSSIKSSHQLISEFLSSDVMHGEGNLLAHLVIIGYKIPYQQSPLVEYEFKVRELFGDLQDGVRLCRAIQLLLHDPSILMKMVVPSDSRKKNLANCRIALQYLKDAGVSLKDDEGMMITEEDVADGDRELTISLLWNIFVHLQLPLLINGRLLTEEIHKVQGMEQNDQITMSTPLEMLLNWIKSITRKNDFMLESFASLVDGKGIWFLLDYYFRQEVCCPCFHKEDRGGQKGTQSVMSNTDYHDAVQNFILSQKLTALLGSFPEVLQIGDLLEHNAVVSNQSVIILLGFLSSKLIVKENLEQLNFHKLLCSSCQAQEKRYSRISCSSSEVLRIEEPDIENGEDASKKFQAIKAWWQDMASQNQNSVGKASSYTLQDTLSTKCTTDSQREIAVVVIQSNLRGLHARRNFKKKMRAICFLQAAVRTWLSLKHITVLEKFTVDEVTLHLSERSVNLEPVARYVKFIVERSRFIKLRKSVSVIQKAVRNHQSNLHHKLKAALQIQLAWRSYKEKVLSSITIQAYVRGWITRRKNWTYKFSSILIQRYCRGWLTRRKFYLQREATICMQSAIRKFNCMVAFYRYKHVATEVQRLVRGQIVRSRLQGASSLYPKTDEGTLRVPQQSVGMTKLLHSVIKVQRWWRFLHSQKMRRKSAVLIQSHIRGLLARRRTYVERHYIVMIQSHWRGYLTRKASKAQVLNLRVRMQTSAANIDDKKRLINKLLSALSELLIMKKVHNILHICETLDSATKYSEKCCEELVEAGAIDKLLTMIRSASRSIPDQEVSKHALSTLSHLARYPQMADELIDTKGSIQTIFWELLRNKEEAYFVASDVLKKMCNSHKGVEAVRKLPALVKRLHALVEELTRKANMEKRNVKGQTDKEKSERRLKEATELLKLIINQKMI from the exons ATGAGTGAAAATGAACCGCCGTGCGCTTCACCGGTGCGGTCACGTAATCCTCCGCCGTCATCGTCGTTACTAAATGACATATCCAATTTCAAAACGCCGCGGCGTTCTTCCGTTGTGAATTCGGGTTTCAGCAAATCTCCGTATCCGCATTTCTTCACTGCATCTAAGCAAACCCCAAAATCGTCGTCTTCTAACCTCCGCCGCCCTTCCATGGTTCCTTCTAGGTCTAAGGTCGCGGCTTCTTCGAGGCGGCTTAGGGCGTTTGAACTTCAGCAATCGCAGTCTTCACGCAAGGCTGAGTTGACGAAAGAGAAGAGTCTCAGATCTCTTGCGAAATCACTTACTGTTTGGCTCAATTTCTTGTTTGAGAACCCAGAAACTTGCGGTTGCGCTCCGTTCGAAGATGGCTCTGGTGTTGGTAGCCTAGGGAGTTTATGTAAGGGGAAGAGAGATAGTGGCGAGGCTTTAGGTAATGGTAAAGGTGTGGGAGTGGATACAATGTGGCGAAGCCCCAAAAGGCTGAGGAATTTAGGTTGGTGTGGTGAGAAAAGTTCAGAGATTGGCTCTTCCTTGACTGGTTCTAAGTACTCTACCCTGAGGGAATCTTTAAGAGATGTTTGTAGTTTTGATGATTTGAAGCAAAGAATGCAATTTCACTTGAGTTTGGGAAGTTGCAAGGAGATTTTTGATGTCATGACTCGTGTTACCAAg aATATTGATGAAGGGAGGATAAAAATGAAACCACAATGCCCTCTTGTAACTGATTTTGGACTCAAGGAGAAGGCTATCAAGGCACTGATGTGCTATAACCAAGTTTGGCTTCGTTTAGGGTTATATATCATCTTTGGCGGTGATTCCTTTATGTCTGACTGTGAAGTTAAAACAGATCAAGAAATGGCATTCTTGAAGATGGTAATTAATAAGCAGTTCTTTTCCCATGATGGCCTTGCTAGAGCCTATGCCTATAACAAGATGGTTGAGGGTTTATACAGACCAGGGTACTATGAAGCCCTTGGAACCGTGATTTTGAAGAGGATTCTGTTGCTCGTCCTTGTAATTGATAGAGCTAAATCTCAAAGCTGCCTTTCACTCAAGTATGGCATTGATGGAATAGATGGTGGCTCACCCCTCATGTTCTCGGGGAAATCTAGCATAAAGTCTAGCCACCAACTTATATCTg AATTCTTGTCCTCTGATGTAATGCATGGAGAAGGGAATCTCCTAGCACATCTAGTGATTATAGGGTACAAAATACCTTATCAGCAG TCTCCTCTAGTTGAATATGAATTTAAAGTGAGAGAACTGTTTGGTGACCTCCAAGATGGCGTGCGACTCTGCAGAGCCATTCAACTACTTCTTCATGATCCATCTATCCTCATG AAAATGGTAGTTCCGTCCGACAGTCGaaagaagaacttggccaattGTAGAATTGCACTTCAATATCTAAAGGATGCTGGTGTTTCGTTAAAAGACGACGAAGGAATGATGATAACTGAAGAAGATGTTGCAGATGGTGACAGAGAGCTCACTATTTCGCTGCTATGGAACATTTTTGTACATTTGCAG CTGCCTCTTCTGATCAATGGGAGACTCTTGACGGAGGAAATCCACAAAGTCCAGGGGATGGAACAG AATGATCAAATTACCATGTCTACTCCTCTGGAAATGCTCTTGAACTGGATCAAG TCAATTACCAGGAAGAATGACTTCATGTTAGAAAGCTTTGCATCATTGGTTGATGGAAAGGGGATTTGGTTCTTGCTTGACTACTATTTTCGTCAAGAAGTTTGCTGTCCTTGTTTTCACAAAGAG GATCGTGGTGGTCAAAAAGGCACTCAATCAGTAATGTCCAATACCGATTACCATGATGCAGTTCAAAATTTTATACTGTCGCAAAAGTTGACAGCACTTTTGGGAAGTTTTCCTGAG GTTCTACAGATTGGTGACCTACTGGAACATAATGCAGTAGTTAGCAACCAAAGTGTGATTATATTGTTGGGTTTCCTATCATCAAAGCTGATCGTCAAGGAGAATTTG GAGCAACTGAACTTTCATAAGTTACTGTGCTCGAGCTGTCAAGCTCAGGAGAAGAGATATTCACGCATCAGTTGCAGCAGCTCTGAAGTACTTAGAATTGAGGAACCGGACATAGAAAATGGAGAAG ATGCTAGTAAAAAGTTCCAGGCAATCAAAGCCTGGTGGCAGGATATGGCCAGCCAAAACCAAAATTCTGTTGGAAAAGCTAGTAGCTATACTCTGCAAGACACCTTGTCTACCAAATGCACTACAGATTCCCAACGAG AAATCGCAGTAGTGGTCATACAATCGAATCTTAGGGGACTTCATGCACGCCGAAACTttaaaaagaagatgagagcAATCTGCTTCTTACAAGCTGCTGTTCGGACATGGTTGTCACTGAAACATATAACAGTTCTTGAAAAATTCACTGTTGATGAAGTTACATTACATTTATCAG AAAGATCAGTCAACTTAGAACCTGTAGCTAGATATGTCAAGTTCATTGTGGAACGAAGTCGCTTCATCAAGTTGAGAAAATCCGTTTCTGTCATTCAAAAAGCTGTAAGGAATCATCAGAGCAACCTTCATCATAAGCTGAAAGCAGCATTACAAATTCAACTAGCTTGGAGGAGCTATAAAGAAAAAGTTCTCTCTTCCATAACCATCCAAGCTTATGTTCGTGGATGGATCACACGCAGAAAGAATTGGACGTACAAGTTTTCTTCCATACTTATTCAA AGATACTGCCGTGGTTGGTTGACGAGAAGGAAGTTTTATCTTCAGAGAGAAGCAACGATATGCATGCAGAGTGCTATCCGAAAATTTAACTGCATGGTGGCATTTTATCGTTACAAGCATGTAGCCACGGAGGTTCAGCGGCTCGTTAGAGGACAAATTGTTCGAAGCAGGCTTCAAG gagcttcttctctctatccAAAAACTGACGAAGGCACTTTAAGAGTTCCACAACAGAGCGTTGGGATGACAAAACTGCTACATTCTGTCATTAAAGTGCAGCGTTGGTGGAGGTTTCTCCATTCacagaaaatgagaagaaaatcaGCAGTCTTAATACAGAGTCATATTCGAGGTCTACTTGCCAGGCGAAGAACTTATGTGGAAAGACATTACATTGTCATGATTCAA TCACACTGGAGAGGTTATCTCACACGCAAAGCCTCAAAGGCTCAAGTTCTGAATCTGAGAGTAAGAATGCAAACTTCTGCAGCAAACATAGATGACAAGAAACGGTTGATAAACAAGCTTCTTTCTGCGCTTTCGGAACTACTGATCATGAAAAAGGTCCACAACATTCTTCACATTTGTGAAACTTTGG ATTCGGCAACAAAATACTCTGAAAAATGTTGTGAAGAGCTTGTGGAAGCTGGAGCTATAGACAAGTTGCTAACAATGATCCGGTCTGCAAGCAGAAGCATCCCTGATCAAGAAGTTTCAAAACATGCACTATCAACTTTGAGTCACCTTGCTCGTTATCCACAAATGGCAGATGAGCTAATTGATACAAAAGGATCCATTCAGACAATCTTCTGGGAACTACTCAG aaacaaagaagaagcatatTTCGTTGCATCAGACGTTCTGAAGAAGATGTGCAATAGCCATAAAGGCGTAGAAGCAGTTCGAAAGCTTCCTGCATTGGTAAAACGGTTACACGCCTTAGTTGAGGAGCTAACACGTAAGGCAAACATGGAGAAAcg GAACGTGAAGGGTCAGACTGATAAAGAAAAGAGTGAGAGAAGATTAAAAGAAGCTACTGAGCTTCTGAAGCTTATTATAAACCAGAAGATGATttag